AGAGGCTTTCTGCACCTTCTTCTGTTGCGAAATGATGGGGGATAGCAAAATGGAGGTTAGTGTCGACAAAATCAAGTCCAGCGGGAGGACTGTCAGGTAAGGTTCCAGACCAAGGTAGCGAAGTACCATATATCGCCTTTGGAGCGCAACTGAAGTCAACCCTGCACAAAATTTAGTCGATGACTACATCGGGATAGAGGCTTTAAGCTGCTGTGAAGATTACCAGTATAAGACTTTCTCCAGGAAGGGGCTCGAGGCTCGCATTCCTTGCATTCCTCCTCGATTTCTGATCATTGACGCTAATCCCCTGAAATGCATCCGTTCTATTGAAGCATCCTTCGACCATTTCTCCACGGTGTCAGCTGTTGGAATTAACAAGCAAGGATGAAGCCTACCTCAATAACGGCCATAGTAGCCACAGCATAGATAGTCCCATCATGCTGACCCATAGAGTCTGCTTGGATGCGTTCATTCATTAGTCGCAGCGCTCGCATTTTGTGGGTGAGACTCTGGACAGATTCCGCCTTTCCTTCTACGCCCGCACGATGCTTGGAGGCAATGGCAAGCATGGCTTGAAAAGGAAGCTCATCATGTAATGCGAATTGTCGGAATATCTCCATCAATGGATTGTTCGCAATAGATTCGGCGAATTTATACATCATGGACGGATAAGTCACCACAACTTCAAATTGTAAGCTCCCAGCCATATCAGAGAACAAAGCCCCTACGAGAGCCTGGACGTCCGCCGCTTCCACTACTCTCAATTCGTACCAAATCTATGGGCAAACTCAGGATGCGAGAGGATCAGGACTTACAGTGCTGGATCAACTCATGATCCACATGGTTAACTGAGATCGGATAGCAGCTAAAGGGATCTCGcctgcctccttctccaggagACGCGCGAGGGTCAGACGTTGTGTATTCAGCAATCGGAGGAGAAGTCTCCTCCTCACGTTTAACCTTGTGCAGTTTTGGTATCAGTAACCGTGAGGGTCTTCTAGTGTGTTCTGTATTATTTTGATCCTCGGTCATAGTCGGTGATTCTGCTTTGACCTTTGCATAAGTCTCCTCTTGTACTTCTTCCACGCGGGAAGAAGTGTCTGATACATGACTGTCAGAGGGAGGACGGGTGGTCCAACCGCTAACAGGTATACGGGATGCCCCTAGGCGAGCAATGCTGTCCAAGCGCCGCTGATGCATATATTGACGCATAGCATGACGGCGTACCTGACGCCGAGACTCATTATCTGTAACTAACACGAACTCGAAGTTTCTGGACTGGGAGGCCTGCGGGCCCGTCCTGGGGGATTGGTTGTTCTTGGACGGCCCTGCTCCGTTGCTCGCATGATTACTAGCAGGCCGAAGTGCGTATTGGCCCGCTGAGCTAGAACCATTTGAATCTTGGAAGTTGACATCGGGCTTTATTCCGGGCCCAAAGTCCTTAGCACCCTCCTCCCCCATCGTCTCATGGTCCAGGCTCGGCCGGCTAAAGTTGGATGGCACAGCTCAAGCCGTGTGCTGGAAGCAGTTGAGTGGAGAACAGCTTGCCGGTGGGGAACGCCGCTCGTTAATCGGATAAGTAAGAAACCTTCATCCCACACTGAGGTCACTAGGGGCCGCATCCGAGATCCTGGTGCATATCAAGAGTGTCGTGTTGGAACCAAAACTTCCAATGTTGGCCGTCTCCCCGATTTCCCTTTTCGGTGCGTTGCCCCACCGTATCCACACGTGATTCATCCTTGCGTCTCACTCAGCAGCTTCTGTGTTTCTGCAATCCTCGTGAGATTTAAAGCCCTAGGTTGGGTGCCATGTtcatacaaaagaaaattccTTTTAGCGTTTTAAAAGCAGGAGCGTCGCGATAGCTAGGGATCATCATGCCCCATGCAGTGCCGTGTTGCTTGACATTAGCCTAAGAAATAAGCTCCACATTGCGAAGGAATCAGTTCCGCAACCTCCCCATGGGGAAATCAGCTCTCGCTCTCACCCACATTAGAGCTCTGGTATCAAAACTCAATGTGTGTGACTCGTTCGCTGAGCCATTCTAATGACTGccgaaaaaataaaaaagtaaTGTGGATACTAAGAGGCTCATTTTAGCTATAACCATTCTATCccacaaagaaaaggtccTGCAGAAAGGACCACATAGTGAATATTGTTGTATCTTATGACCCGCAGCAATAGGGACAACACATAGTTTCAAAGCTGCTTTGTTATGTGGCGTCTCATCCACCCGGCATCCTTTGAACTCTCCGCTTAGCAATGGGCCACGAATGCTGTTATCCAGTCCTCGGGAACGCCACAGTATCCATCACCTAGGTCGCTTATTATACTCGAAATTGAATCACTTGATGCGAAGGCATTCATCTAGGTGCACACAGCGTAGGGAGCTCGACTTTTGTGTATTGGAAGCGAATCTATTTATCCACTGCTTTCTCTAAGTTTTGCCAAAGCTGCCAATATACCATCACTCATTCCTTCCTGCTGAGCAGCTTTGTCCGGATGGACACGTTCAACGAGGCTGCCCTGAGACACCACATGCGCGACTTCTGATTCTGCTGCTAGTATtgcctcttcatcctcatcatgtGCATTCATTGAAGTTGACATTTCGGTGTTTCGACTCGTAGGTTCGTTGTTCTTTTGACTATTTAAGTCTTTTGCAGGTGCCGCTATTTTCTTCGATGCCTCCACCCTAAAGTCTTCTCTCACCGCATTACACCACTGCCGAACTTTCTTCTCACCCCAGCCGGGTACAGCGCTGATCTGTTCTGGCTGCGCGTTGATAGCATTTTGCAGACTTCCAAATGTGGAGATGAGACTCGCCGCATCGGACTTATTTATGCTTCTGGGAGCCGTTACAAACTCAACAAGTGACTCCTTATACGATTGCGCTTGCTGGGTGCGGATTGCAGTCGGTTGGGAGTTTTCGGAGGACTTGAATAATTCTAAATAGTGCGCAGCTTCAGGAGCGGACCAACAAAGGGTCAGggtgaggttgttgatgattgagGTCTTGGATAGCTCCTTTAAACTGTCTTCATGGTTTGGGATGTCTACCATAATCAAGAGAATACGAAGCAGATACTTCCCTGCGAGGAGTCGGATTCGAGAATAGATGTATTCAGGATGTAAGCGGTGATATTTCAATGATAGGAAGAGAGCACAAGTAGTCGCCCCAACCACGTAATCAGCCGGGATATCGGCATATTCCCAGGGCAGAAGTTTGATATGATTCAATATTGGGTTGCCCTTTTGTCTCGTCGAAACAAGGATAGCTGAAGGGGTGCTTCTGCTTGGGAGGGCCTGCggctttggctgctggaTTTTTGAAGGCACCAGCCCTGCTGGTGTTCGTCTGGATGCAGAAGCCTCAGATCTGGGCGTAGCACTTCCTTCTACATTTGAAGGAGAGTCTACCCCCGTACTTTCGCCGTACTCATTGACCATGACTTTCGGACTGATCAAAGGCGGGACTTCAAAAGCGGTAGGTACTACTAGTCGTAGTCATCAACCCAATCACTATCTAATCGCAGTTGAGCCGAGCTCTCTTCACCGCCTAGACCCACTTTTATCTTCAAAACCATCACTGGGAATTTTCTGCCGCTGATTTTGATgcaaagaacagaaaaaagagaaaagcaatcCAGATTGCAGTGATGGCTGTAAGGGACGAAACTAGCCATAAAACCCTCCCGGAAGGTAGAGGGAATTCTGAGGAGGTGGAAGCTGCTATGGATACTGCGAAAAATGACACAGTCCAGGAAGAATCGGTCTCCGACAAGCCTAGAAGAACTTTGTTCGTTCGATCTCTGCCCGCCTCTGTGACGACCGAGAAGTTGGTGGAATATTTTTCGCAGTCCTACGTTATCAAACACGCTTTGGTCGTCAATGATTCCGAGACAAAGCAGTCTAAGGGATATGGTTTCGTGACGTTTGCTGATGTTGACGATGCGAAAGCCGCTCTGGACGAATTTAATGGATCCGTTTTCGATGGGAAAAAGATTAAAGTCGACTACGCCCAGCCTCGTCACCGTACAGTCGATGagaatgcggggaagagTGTACCATCATCCGCAGCGCTTGAGGCTAAAAAACAGAGAGAGCAAGAGAGAGCTGCCACTCAGCCGCCCAAACTGATTGTTCGCAACTTGCCTTGGAGTATCAAGGAACCAGATGACCTTGCGGTCCACTTCAGAAGTTTCGGGAAAATTAAATATGTTAATCTCCCAAAGAAGGGGAACAAACTTGCAGGATTTGGTTTTGTGGTACtgagaggaaagaagaacgcCGAGAAGGCACTGGAAGCTGTCAA
The sequence above is a segment of the Aspergillus oryzae RIB40 DNA, chromosome 3 genome. Coding sequences within it:
- a CDS encoding uncharacterized protein (predicted protein), yielding MGEEGAKDFGPGIKPDVNFQDSNGSSSAGQYALRPASNHASNGAGPSKNNQSPRTGPQASQSRNFEFVLVTDNESRRQVRRHAMRQYMHQRRLDSIARLGASRIPVSGWTTRPPSDSHVSDTSSRVEEVQEETYAKVKAESPTMTEDQNNTEHTRRPSRLLIPKLHKVKREEETSPPIAEYTTSDPRASPGEGGRRDPFSCYPISVNHVDHELIQHFVVTYPSMMYKFAESIANNPLMEIFRQFALHDELPFQAMLAIASKHRAGVEGKAESVQSLTHKMRALRLMNERIQADSMGQHDGTIYAVATMAVIELTPWRNGRRMLQ
- a CDS encoding DNA repair protein RAD10 (structure-specific endonuclease ERCC1-XPF, ERCC1 component), whose amino-acid sequence is MVNEYGESTGVDSPSNVEGSATPRSEASASRRTPAGLVPSKIQQPKPQALPSRSTPSAILVSTRQKGNPILNHIKLLPWEYADIPADYVVGATTCALFLSLKYHRLHPEYIYSRIRLLAGKYLLRILLIMVDIPNHEDSLKELSKTSIINNLTLTLCWSAPEAAHYLELFKSSENSQPTAIRTQQAQSYKESLVEFVTAPRSINKSDAASLISTFGSLQNAINAQPEQISAVPGWGEKKVRQWCNAVREDFRVEASKKIAAPAKDLNSQKNNEPTSRNTEMSTSMNAHDEDEEAILAAESEVAHVVSQGSLVERVHPDKAAQQEGMSDGILAALAKLRESSG